The Chryseobacterium indicum genome contains a region encoding:
- a CDS encoding ATP-binding protein, producing MYNKQNYGFDFFNIASCQAFPDGSINTFPYNAISLTISNTYARQTFKNGKNNVNEIIYFKNRTFTRNGESIYEVLKGQFLKKIYTVKPNENLTSWIVSKNLIYFVTTDVSNKNINYYTFDGFSFRILFQKKFSYKFDASLYLTDNDKASVYMSVNDTSKGSFTLYRIEGNTLVKARVYPFNPIHINFLSLDEFYFEDKNNIIWYYSNGKTSKVCTTKNNAYSLSIHYQVINSYEKNNLYLLKLKKEKLDTLANLSNVSGSYNHLHNKETNSYYVGTGTNFYRLFPFIKKYPKIFNNSNSQQIFSIIQAEDGRIWAGSYNGALSVVDKRKIFQSDFNTMVMNGGIRVGKKILINGEGGRGVFLFDSEKEFRKINDSIICFYNFLSKDSVLYCGTSSWGVMYAKWKDVASGKKINWKFIGTKQGNLLKNSLCIVEDKFGNIWSSQRGFCIYQPYKNKSVTWSKEKNEIGFSSKSMWVDDHKTLWTGSYNGKLFYYSGKNRDDLSPKNFKPISHPLLDCNKEITFLHQWQGYLILGASDKILLFDLQKWYKEKKVFIRYLNTMETNFSAPTEQNVALTDFRDHSVWFSTSDMLYQWNIKDWLKLPTFNVIPKIAFKKDSTEVYVEKDKSISFKPRENTLDFDIRYQTIDNMPRYISVCLVKEDENPVFAVPNLETHFKFANLRSGKYIFYVRVCQQNGSFNIYQYKIKIENFFWQNWWFWLIILLFVFSVIYYYFDIRRKIEQQQKEIAQLNLVSLGKQFRPHFMLNALNSLGSDMRDKPHAERIISRIGENINIMHKFAKDSHIDIDFEHEWKLTLNTIDIQKEIFIKDLKTSIFNREIIPNDYRLPMGIIQVNVENALLHGIRHRKAPPYDLEIRFSEDSDYFIVEITDNGVGMEKSQTFYDFNKNGTGISNLKSVLEIINNNIPGTLSVKMENASVTETENPGTTVTIMMKKNISYEKFKI from the coding sequence ATGTACAATAAACAGAATTATGGCTTTGATTTTTTTAATATCGCCAGTTGCCAGGCTTTCCCCGATGGCAGTATAAATACCTTTCCATATAATGCGATAAGTTTAACCATCAGCAATACTTATGCACGTCAAACTTTTAAGAACGGTAAAAATAATGTTAATGAGATCATATATTTTAAAAATAGAACATTCACAAGAAACGGCGAAAGTATTTATGAAGTTTTGAAAGGTCAGTTTTTAAAAAAAATATACACAGTAAAACCAAATGAAAACCTTACCAGCTGGATAGTTTCTAAAAACCTTATATATTTTGTTACAACTGATGTAAGCAATAAGAATATTAATTATTATACTTTTGACGGGTTTAGTTTCAGGATATTGTTCCAAAAGAAATTTTCTTATAAGTTCGATGCTTCATTGTATTTAACTGATAATGATAAAGCCAGTGTATATATGTCAGTAAATGACACTTCTAAAGGCTCATTTACCTTATACAGAATTGAAGGAAATACCCTTGTAAAAGCAAGGGTTTATCCTTTTAACCCAATACATATTAACTTTTTAAGTCTCGATGAGTTTTATTTCGAAGATAAAAACAATATCATCTGGTATTATAGCAATGGCAAAACATCTAAAGTCTGCACAACAAAAAATAATGCCTATTCATTAAGTATACATTACCAGGTAATTAACAGCTATGAAAAGAATAACCTTTATCTGCTCAAACTCAAAAAAGAAAAACTTGATACGCTGGCTAACTTATCAAATGTTTCAGGTTCTTATAATCATTTGCACAACAAAGAAACCAATAGTTATTATGTGGGAACCGGCACAAATTTTTATCGGTTATTTCCATTCATTAAAAAGTATCCCAAGATCTTTAACAACAGTAATTCCCAGCAGATATTCTCTATTATCCAGGCGGAGGATGGAAGGATTTGGGCAGGCTCTTATAACGGAGCATTGTCTGTTGTCGATAAAAGGAAGATCTTTCAGTCTGACTTTAACACAATGGTAATGAATGGGGGTATTCGTGTTGGTAAAAAAATTTTGATCAATGGAGAGGGAGGCAGAGGTGTATTTTTGTTTGACAGTGAAAAAGAATTCAGAAAAATAAATGACTCTATCATATGTTTTTACAATTTCCTAAGCAAAGATTCAGTGCTGTACTGCGGTACATCTTCATGGGGAGTGATGTATGCCAAATGGAAAGATGTAGCGTCAGGTAAAAAGATCAATTGGAAATTCATAGGGACAAAACAAGGAAATTTATTAAAAAACAGCCTTTGTATTGTAGAAGATAAATTCGGGAATATCTGGAGTTCGCAAAGAGGCTTCTGTATTTATCAGCCTTATAAAAATAAGTCAGTAACGTGGAGCAAAGAAAAAAATGAAATTGGTTTTAGCAGCAAATCCATGTGGGTGGATGATCATAAAACATTGTGGACAGGAAGCTACAATGGCAAGTTGTTTTATTACTCCGGTAAAAACAGGGACGATCTCTCTCCAAAAAATTTCAAACCTATTTCCCATCCTTTACTGGACTGCAATAAAGAGATTACTTTTTTACATCAGTGGCAAGGTTATTTAATTTTAGGTGCTTCAGACAAGATTTTGCTTTTTGATCTGCAAAAATGGTATAAAGAGAAAAAAGTTTTTATCCGGTACCTCAATACTATGGAAACCAATTTTTCGGCTCCAACAGAGCAGAATGTCGCCTTAACTGACTTTCGGGATCATAGTGTATGGTTTTCAACCAGCGATATGCTTTACCAGTGGAATATAAAAGACTGGTTAAAGCTGCCAACATTCAATGTGATTCCTAAAATCGCCTTTAAAAAAGACAGTACGGAAGTTTATGTAGAAAAAGACAAAAGTATTAGTTTTAAGCCCAGGGAAAACACGTTAGATTTTGATATAAGATACCAGACTATAGATAACATGCCCCGTTATATTTCTGTCTGTCTGGTAAAAGAAGATGAAAACCCCGTTTTTGCTGTCCCAAATCTTGAAACCCACTTCAAATTTGCCAACCTTCGTTCAGGAAAATATATTTTTTATGTAAGAGTTTGCCAGCAAAACGGAAGTTTCAATATTTATCAATATAAGATCAAAATAGAGAATTTCTTTTGGCAGAACTGGTGGTTTTGGCTTATAATTTTGCTGTTTGTTTTTTCTGTAATCTATTATTACTTTGATATTCGACGAAAAATAGAACAGCAGCAGAAAGAAATAGCTCAACTGAACCTTGTAAGCTTAGGAAAGCAATTCCGCCCGCATTTTATGCTTAATGCTCTCAATAGCTTAGGCAGTGATATGAGAGATAAGCCCCATGCCGAGAGGATCATCAGCAGGATTGGTGAAAATATTAACATTATGCACAAATTTGCCAAAGACAGTCATATTGATATTGATTTTGAACACGAATGGAAGCTTACCCTTAATACGATTGATATTCAGAAGGAAATCTTTATCAAGGATCTTAAAACATCAATTTTCAACAGGGAAATTATCCCGAACGATTACAGATTGCCAATGGGCATCATACAGGTAAATGTAGAAAACGCCCTCCTTCATGGTATTCGTCACCGAAAAGCACCTCCTTACGATTTAGAAATCAGATTTAGTGAGGATTCTGATTATTTTATTGTGGAGATTACTGATAACGGAGTAGGAATGGAGAAATCACAAACATTTTATGATTTCAATAAAAACGGAACCGGCATCAGCAATCTGAAATCTGTTTTGGAAATTATAAACAACAATATTCCGGGTACCCTTTCAGTTAAGATGGAAAATGCTTCCGTTACAGAGACTGAGAATCCAGGAACAACGGTAACCATAATGATGAAAAAAAATATATCCTATGAAAAATTCAAAATATAA
- a CDS encoding response regulator encodes MKNSKYNYLVIEDDTNVWENIRCRMLAYDDWQALEFSSELTDAVAKITEEKPELIFTDWSIRGGNAYQILESISTVENYTPYIIFFTGYQSENPEIPQKIVNHFPIVKKYIIKPIYENLTNHLAEYIQEARLLALKSGEKKEIWIEDFMQRKFRINPAECMAFLQIPDRPRMKRLIVKDMPSITLKYTWEDCSRLILKWGIDFFVAYHRKSIINKAFVKKLDNRKIILADDTIIEVSREQWKEIERSFTFQYY; translated from the coding sequence ATGAAAAATTCAAAATATAATTATCTTGTAATAGAGGACGATACCAACGTATGGGAAAATATCAGGTGCAGAATGCTTGCATATGATGATTGGCAGGCTCTTGAGTTTTCTTCAGAATTAACGGATGCTGTTGCAAAAATCACGGAAGAAAAACCTGAGCTTATCTTTACTGATTGGAGCATAAGGGGAGGAAATGCGTATCAAATTTTGGAAAGTATCTCTACCGTAGAAAACTATACCCCGTACATTATTTTTTTCACAGGCTATCAGTCAGAAAATCCTGAAATTCCGCAAAAAATTGTAAATCATTTTCCAATAGTAAAAAAATATATCATAAAACCAATTTATGAGAACCTTACTAATCATTTGGCAGAATACATTCAGGAAGCAAGACTGCTTGCTTTGAAAAGTGGAGAAAAAAAAGAAATCTGGATCGAAGATTTTATGCAGAGAAAATTTCGTATAAATCCGGCAGAGTGTATGGCATTTTTGCAAATTCCGGACAGACCAAGAATGAAAAGGCTCATTGTTAAAGATATGCCGTCAATCACTCTGAAATATACATGGGAAGACTGTAGCAGGCTTATTCTAAAGTGGGGAATCGATTTTTTTGTAGCCTATCACCGTAAATCAATCATAAATAAAGCCTTTGTTAAAAAGTTGGACAACCGTAAGATTATACTTGCCGATGATACCATTATAGAGGTATCAAGGGAACAATGGAAAGAAATTGAGAGAAGCTTTACCTTTCAATATTACTGA
- a CDS encoding DUF805 domain-containing protein, which translates to MNPPLFSYEGRMRRKTFFIRSIVLGIISLIIIFPVQVYYFNQLRDLSDLAASHDDVRQVQTESVIVTGILSIILSLFNLPNAVRRLHDIDKSGWWILIAFIPLIGGIWLMVYYFTAGTAGNNNHGTDPKVNTGSSGISQPTGRSVHW; encoded by the coding sequence ATGAACCCACCATTATTTAGTTATGAAGGAAGGATGCGGAGAAAAACCTTCTTCATCAGAAGCATCGTATTAGGAATTATATCCCTGATTATAATTTTTCCGGTTCAGGTTTATTATTTTAATCAGCTGCGGGATCTCAGCGATCTTGCGGCATCTCATGATGATGTAAGGCAAGTTCAAACAGAATCAGTTATTGTAACCGGGATTCTATCAATTATCCTGTCGTTATTTAACCTTCCCAATGCTGTAAGGAGGCTGCACGATATTGATAAAAGTGGCTGGTGGATACTGATTGCCTTTATTCCATTGATAGGAGGAATATGGCTCATGGTATATTATTTTACCGCCGGAACGGCAGGAAATAACAACCACGGAACAGATCCAAAAGTAAACACCGGAAGTTCAGGAATCAGCCAGCCAACGGGAAGATCGGTACACTGGTAA
- a CDS encoding sigma-70 family RNA polymerase sigma factor, protein MDIVQEGITGLLVAAHRYNPNKAAFLTYARYYIKVVIDNYLATIGNKSPFNTKDHISAAAQAYHLLNSTQNETGEILQLEEVAQILGVSSRVLLQKLEAQAFNVISLDAPVRRGDEESTWGDILQVVGDVDIHHPYSTESTHKGREIHSIVLKEMRLNLSVREYNVVKMHYLDHSSLEEIA, encoded by the coding sequence ATGGATATTGTACAGGAAGGAATCACAGGACTTTTAGTTGCAGCCCACAGGTATAATCCTAATAAGGCTGCTTTTTTAACGTATGCACGATATTATATCAAAGTCGTGATTGACAATTATCTGGCTACGATAGGAAACAAGTCTCCTTTTAATACCAAAGATCATATCAGTGCTGCTGCTCAGGCGTACCATCTTTTAAATTCTACTCAAAATGAAACTGGAGAAATCCTTCAGCTGGAGGAAGTCGCCCAAATACTTGGGGTAAGCTCCCGTGTACTTTTACAAAAACTGGAAGCTCAGGCTTTTAATGTGATTTCTTTGGATGCTCCTGTAAGAAGAGGGGATGAAGAAAGCACTTGGGGAGATATTTTACAGGTAGTTGGTGATGTTGATATACACCATCCTTATTCTACGGAAAGTACACATAAGGGAAGGGAAATCCATTCCATTGTACTAAAAGAAATGAGACTGAATCTCTCGGTAAGAGAATATAATGTGGTTAAGATGCATTATCTGGATCATTCCTCCCTAGAGGAGATTGCCTGA